A DNA window from Hordeum vulgare subsp. vulgare chromosome 1H, MorexV3_pseudomolecules_assembly, whole genome shotgun sequence contains the following coding sequences:
- the LOC123433515 gene encoding uncharacterized protein LOC123433515, translating to MLYQIFLPSAGHALRIRSCPPARPSIGARTYSFVIWLRGHLLCVVPVVLGCRRTDSTNGHFESLGDMMIRGMYTLSPTCVPVIICVSMYLFPSCVIVILVPLHKPAAWLMLRSSITGKPIFSVNLWSGIPGDVKVLRNSVGCMFIMMLVFVVALHTVSRLRYASAFVDVKDY from the exons ATGTTGTACCAAATT TTTTTGCCGAGTGCAGGACATGCGCTGCGGATCAGGTCTTGCCCACCAGCGAGGCCGTCCATTGGCGCTCGGACATATAGCTTTGTGATTTGGTTGAGGGGCCATCTTCTGTGTGTTGTTCCCGTCGTCTTAGGCTGCAGACGTACTGACAG TACGAATGGCCATTTTGAGTCACTTGGTGACATGATGATTCGAGGTATGTATACCTTGTCGCCGACGTGTGTTCCTGTGATTATTTGTGTCTCGATGTATTTGTTTCCAAGTTGTGTAATTGTCATTCTTGTACCATTGCATAAACCTGCTGCTTGGTTGATGTTGCGTAGTAGCATTACCGGCAAACCCATCTTTAGTGTTAACTTATGGTCTGGGATTCCTGGGGATGTCAAGGTGTTAAGGAACTCAGTAGGCTGCATGTTCATCATGATGTTGGTGTTTGTCGTGGCCTTGCACACTGTGTCCAGGCTTAG ATATGCAAGTGCATTTGTAGATGTAAAAGACTACTAA